The Thalassotalea psychrophila genome window below encodes:
- a CDS encoding DUF1329 domain-containing protein produces MKNKFTSASILLLSLFASQSMAKVSVEQAAKLGKELTPMGAVQKANSDGSIPAWTGGLNSKGNLKSKDSGRPEHPFPSEKPLFTITNENVEQYKENLSAGQVALFKKHPTFKMPIYKSHRTAAMPQKVYDSIKLNATTAELVSGGNGLTNFDTSIPFAIPSNGIEVVWNHLTRYRGGAAKRYNTAIPVQKDGSFVPIVANDTLVWPEFLVGGRDEKKDDNILFYFLQQFTAPSIYTGTALMVHDTIDQVKDARRAWMYNSGQRRVRRAPNVAYDGPATGIEGLRVTDDYDMYNGSPDRYEWKLVGKKEMYIPYNSYSLLNTELSYDDIVDQGHMNPDVLRYELHRVWQVEATLKEGERHIYAKRVFHFDEDTWQASVIDKYDGRGELWRVAEAHPIQFYDVDASWLATEVNFDLDSGRYVVTGLANEEPKFMEWGIKVKRKQFTTSALRRMGR; encoded by the coding sequence ATGAAAAATAAATTCACAAGTGCAAGTATTTTGCTACTTTCTCTTTTTGCCAGTCAATCAATGGCAAAAGTGTCTGTTGAACAAGCGGCAAAGTTAGGCAAAGAATTAACGCCTATGGGCGCAGTACAAAAAGCCAATAGCGATGGTTCAATTCCAGCATGGACTGGCGGTTTAAACTCTAAGGGTAACTTGAAAAGCAAAGACTCTGGCAGACCAGAACATCCGTTTCCTAGTGAGAAACCATTATTCACCATTACCAATGAAAATGTTGAGCAATACAAGGAAAACTTATCGGCAGGTCAAGTAGCGTTATTTAAAAAGCATCCTACTTTTAAAATGCCGATATATAAATCGCACCGTACAGCAGCTATGCCACAAAAGGTTTACGACAGCATAAAACTAAATGCGACTACAGCTGAATTAGTATCGGGTGGTAATGGCTTAACTAATTTTGACACGAGTATTCCATTTGCAATTCCATCAAACGGTATTGAAGTTGTTTGGAATCATCTTACTCGCTACCGAGGTGGTGCAGCCAAGCGTTATAACACAGCAATACCAGTACAAAAAGATGGTTCATTTGTGCCGATTGTTGCCAACGATACCTTAGTATGGCCAGAATTTTTAGTTGGTGGACGTGATGAGAAAAAAGATGACAATATATTGTTCTATTTCTTACAACAATTTACTGCTCCTTCAATTTACACTGGTACCGCATTAATGGTTCATGACACCATTGATCAAGTGAAAGATGCTCGTCGTGCTTGGATGTATAACAGTGGTCAGCGTCGTGTACGTCGTGCGCCAAATGTAGCCTACGACGGGCCAGCCACTGGTATCGAAGGGTTACGCGTAACTGACGATTATGATATGTATAATGGCTCACCAGACCGCTACGAGTGGAAACTAGTTGGCAAAAAAGAAATGTATATTCCATATAACAGTTATTCATTATTAAACACTGAATTATCTTATGATGACATTGTTGATCAAGGTCACATGAATCCCGATGTTCTTCGCTATGAACTTCACCGTGTTTGGCAAGTTGAAGCCACTTTAAAAGAAGGTGAGCGTCATATTTATGCGAAACGAGTGTTCCATTTTGATGAAGATACATGGCAAGCATCTGTTATTGACAAATATGATGGTCGGGGCGAATTATGGCGTGTAGCAGAAGCTCATCCAATTCAATTCTATGATGTTGATGCTAGCTGGTTAGCAACAGAAGTAAATTTCGATTTAGATTCTGGCCGTTATGTTGTAACCGGTCTAGCAAACGAAGAACCTAAATTCATGGAATGGGGAATTAAAGTAAAACGTAAACAATTCACCACTTCAGCTCTTCGTCGTATGGGTCGATAA